The Panthera uncia isolate 11264 chromosome C2, Puncia_PCG_1.0, whole genome shotgun sequence genome contains a region encoding:
- the ICOSLG gene encoding ICOS ligand isoform X2 — protein sequence MRLTSAGMFLLLFSALQATDVQEKEVRALVGSDVELSCIFPERHSFDLNDLYVYWQTSVVGTPKTVVTYYLSGNSSAGHEDNRYRDRARLSLESMKRGDFSLHLHNITPQDEQRFNCLVFRKSLELEKILDVVVTLHVAANYSMPVVRAPSGPSENEELTFTCTSVNGYPRPNVYWINRTDNSLLNETLQNNTVSLNAQGLYDVVSVLTIRQTPSVNVGCCIENVLLHQNLTTISTQAETVTGTEYGITESQADAPKKQGVVLSALIVLGVVVAVAVATGWVCRSRCPPRDPRRSWAARPEQTFSSTVSDENSPPGAWTGFL from the exons ATGCGGCTGACAAG CGCTGGAATGTTCCTGCTCCTGTTCAGCGCCCTGCAAGCCA CAGATGttcaagagaaagaagtcagggCGCTGGTGGGCAGCGACGTGGAGCTCAGCTGCATTTTCCCCGAAAGACACAGTTTTGATTTAAATGACCTTTATGTGTACTGGCAAACCAGTGTCGTCGGCACACCGAAGACCGTGGTCACCTACTACCTCTCCGGGAACAGCTCCGCGGGCCACGAGGACAACCGCTACAGGGACAGGGCCCGGCTGTCGCTGGAGAGCATGAAGCGGGGTgacttctctctccatctgcacAACATCACCCCCCAGGACGAACAGAGGTTCAACTGCCTGGTGTTTAGGAAATCCCTGGAGTTAGAAAAGATTCTGGATGTTGTGGTGACGTTACACGTGGCAG CCAACTACAGCATGCCCGTGGTCAGGGCCCCAAGCGGCCCCTCCGAGAACGAGGAGCTGACGTTCACGTGCACGTCCGTGAATGGCTACCCGAGGCCTAACGTGTACTGGATCAACAGGACGGACAACAGCCTGCTGAACGAGACCTTGCAGAACAACACGGTCTCCTTGAATGCGCAGGGCTTGTACGACGTGGTCAGTGTCCTGACGATCCGGCAGACCCCCAGCGTGAACGTCGGCTGCTGCATAGAGAACGTGCTCTTGCACCAAAACCTGACGACGATCAGCACTCAGGCAG AAACGGTCACCGGAACTGAATATGGCATCACCGAGAGCCAAGCCGATGCCCCGAAGAAACAAGGGGTGGTCCTCAGCGCCCTCATCGTGCTGGGCGTGgtcgtggccgtggccgtggctaCAGGCTGGGTGTGCCGAAGCAGGTGCCCCCCGCGGGATCCACGCAG GAGCTGGGCTGCAAGGCCAGAGCAGACGTTCTCTTCG ACCGTGTCTGATGAGAACTCACCACCCGGAGCGTGGACAGGGTTTCTGTGA
- the ICOSLG gene encoding ICOS ligand isoform X1 yields MRLTSAGMFLLLFSALQATDVQEKEVRALVGSDVELSCIFPERHSFDLNDLYVYWQTSVVGTPKTVVTYYLSGNSSAGHEDNRYRDRARLSLESMKRGDFSLHLHNITPQDEQRFNCLVFRKSLELEKILDVVVTLHVAANYSMPVVRAPSGPSENEELTFTCTSVNGYPRPNVYWINRTDNSLLNETLQNNTVSLNAQGLYDVVSVLTIRQTPSVNVGCCIENVLLHQNLTTISTQAGKVPRGLFPDTDPRLWACGDSGGPLSQKTEPLQGAWAVASGSWKEGGGGDRQHSTTKFTTAAEGRNGAGRSVLKWFHLIFALKLRFGDSLHRRGAEAWKVV; encoded by the exons ATGCGGCTGACAAG CGCTGGAATGTTCCTGCTCCTGTTCAGCGCCCTGCAAGCCA CAGATGttcaagagaaagaagtcagggCGCTGGTGGGCAGCGACGTGGAGCTCAGCTGCATTTTCCCCGAAAGACACAGTTTTGATTTAAATGACCTTTATGTGTACTGGCAAACCAGTGTCGTCGGCACACCGAAGACCGTGGTCACCTACTACCTCTCCGGGAACAGCTCCGCGGGCCACGAGGACAACCGCTACAGGGACAGGGCCCGGCTGTCGCTGGAGAGCATGAAGCGGGGTgacttctctctccatctgcacAACATCACCCCCCAGGACGAACAGAGGTTCAACTGCCTGGTGTTTAGGAAATCCCTGGAGTTAGAAAAGATTCTGGATGTTGTGGTGACGTTACACGTGGCAG CCAACTACAGCATGCCCGTGGTCAGGGCCCCAAGCGGCCCCTCCGAGAACGAGGAGCTGACGTTCACGTGCACGTCCGTGAATGGCTACCCGAGGCCTAACGTGTACTGGATCAACAGGACGGACAACAGCCTGCTGAACGAGACCTTGCAGAACAACACGGTCTCCTTGAATGCGCAGGGCTTGTACGACGTGGTCAGTGTCCTGACGATCCGGCAGACCCCCAGCGTGAACGTCGGCTGCTGCATAGAGAACGTGCTCTTGCACCAAAACCTGACGACGATCAGCACTCAGGCAGGTAAGGTCCCCCGGGGTCTGTTCCCTGACACCGACCCAAGACTGTGGGCCTGCGGTGACTCAGGAGGTCCTCTGAGCCAGAAGACCGAGCCCCTGCAAGGTGCCTGGGCAGTGGCTTCCGGAAgctggaaggaagggggaggaggtgaCAGGCAGCACTCGACGACGAAATTCACCACGGCTGCCGAGGGCAGGAATGGGGCCGGGCGCTCAGTGCTTAAGTGGTTTCACTTAATCTTCGCTCTCAAGCTCAGGTTTGGTGACTCACTTCACAGACGAGGGGCTGAGGCCTGGAAGGTTGTGTAG